A genomic stretch from Desulfohalobium retbaense DSM 5692 includes:
- a CDS encoding phasin family protein codes for MLDTLKRSILASLGAAFITKDRVEEAMQRLVERGELTREEARRVTEEMAATGERELAEIRDEISKAVTNSLEGLHIATQSQVETLESRLKGVESRLGQLEAQVERLEPATEEAAPE; via the coding sequence ATGCTGGATACCCTCAAACGCTCCATTCTCGCTAGTCTGGGCGCGGCCTTTATCACCAAGGACCGTGTCGAAGAGGCCATGCAGCGTCTTGTCGAACGCGGTGAGCTGACCCGCGAGGAGGCCCGACGGGTCACCGAAGAAATGGCCGCGACCGGCGAACGAGAACTCGCCGAAATCCGTGACGAAATAAGCAAAGCGGTTACCAATTCCCTGGAAGGGTTGCACATCGCGACCCAGAGCCAGGTCGAGACCCTTGAGTCCAGACTCAAGGGCGTCGAAAGCCGCCTGGGACAGCTCGAGGCTCAGGTCGAACGTTTAGAACCCGCCACTGAAGAAGCCGCCCCCGAATAA
- a CDS encoding VanZ family protein gives MTALPRQRLCKWGFWAGLAGITGAALGPFAGPELTPSHGDKLNHILAFLVLGLLGAGALVPDAERRTQKYGVAPRITALFVGLLGYGIGLELVQGLFPARQCALGDVLADGVGIGLGLGLASLIRWAETRKKAQ, from the coding sequence GTGACTGCACTACCAAGACAACGCCTTTGCAAATGGGGATTCTGGGCGGGGCTGGCCGGGATCACGGGTGCCGCCCTGGGGCCGTTCGCTGGACCGGAATTGACACCGTCGCACGGGGATAAGCTCAATCACATCCTGGCCTTTCTGGTCTTGGGGCTCCTTGGCGCCGGGGCGCTTGTGCCCGATGCTGAGCGCAGGACCCAAAAATATGGGGTGGCACCGCGAATCACGGCCCTGTTTGTGGGGTTGCTTGGCTACGGCATTGGCCTTGAGCTGGTGCAGGGGCTTTTTCCGGCGCGGCAGTGTGCCCTGGGGGATGTCCTGGCCGACGGGGTGGGCATTGGTCTCGGGCTGGGGCTGGCCAGCCTGATCAGATGGGCAGAGACACGAAAAAAGGCGCAGTGA
- a CDS encoding HDIG domain-containing metalloprotein: MFNREQALALLKEHTSEEHLLHHALETEAVMRHLARELGEDETVWGLTGLVHDIDYAQTKETPEQHGVLGAQMVADHLPDEALQAIRAHNSEMTGVAATTRLDFALRCGETVTGLVRASALVRPNKMEGLKPKSLKKKIKDKSFAANVSRERLAECDRIGLEQGAFLQLAITAVQEIAPEVGLE, translated from the coding sequence ATGTTCAACCGGGAACAGGCCTTGGCACTGCTCAAGGAACACACCTCAGAAGAACACCTTTTGCACCACGCCCTGGAAACCGAAGCGGTCATGCGCCACCTCGCCCGGGAGTTGGGTGAAGATGAAACCGTATGGGGTTTGACCGGGCTGGTCCACGACATCGACTACGCCCAGACCAAAGAGACGCCGGAGCAGCACGGCGTTCTCGGAGCGCAGATGGTTGCGGACCATCTGCCGGACGAAGCCCTCCAGGCCATTCGGGCCCACAACAGCGAAATGACCGGGGTCGCCGCCACGACCCGCCTGGACTTCGCCCTGCGCTGCGGCGAGACGGTGACCGGCTTGGTCCGGGCCAGCGCCCTGGTGCGCCCGAACAAAATGGAGGGGCTCAAACCCAAGAGTCTGAAAAAGAAAATCAAGGACAAGAGTTTCGCGGCCAATGTCAGTCGGGAACGGCTCGCCGAATGCGACCGTATCGGCCTTGAACAGGGGGCTTTCCTCCAGCTGGCGATCACCGCGGTCCAGGAGATCGCCCCTGAGGTGGGACTGGAATAA
- a CDS encoding UvrD-helicase domain-containing protein: MDSNLADGKQRSRALDPYTSFIVQAPAGAGKTELLTQRYLVLLAGVSAPEEVLAITFTRKAATEMRNRIIAALQRAGDPTPPDKPHEALTWRLARAVREQDQLLGWELEQAPSRLKIQTIDSLCAQLTRQMPVLSSFGAAPGIRDDAREFYREAARNTLAELDNETWSEPLATLLAHLDGNTDQFEALLVDMLGRRDQWLRHVLQQDARGQGRQILEAGLDRIVSRALAELTVFFGDERGEELLELLRYAAANLERDGKTLLANCLGVEEFPDPDPAALPFWRDVCDFLLTDSNQWRKSVTKGLGFPAPSSVGTAQKAQAKDSKERWQSLVADLADEEGLLETLQMVRGLPEGNYSDAQWTVLQALLAVLKLATAQLLLVFQGAGEVDFIEIGMQARHALGEPQAPTDLALSLDYRIQHILMDEFQDTSVTQFELLERLVAGWQPDDGRTFFGVGDPMQSIYRFREAEVGLFLQAARNGIGDIPLEPLVLSVNFRSQAGVVNWVNAVFPDVMPTQPEAMTGAVPYTPSQTIRAANAEHAVSVHPRRAANEAAEAEEVAASIQTTLETVPQHERIAVLARAANHLVPIVQRLRRDGIPFQAVDIDPVIEKPVVSDLLALTRALARPADRLAWLAVLRAPWCGLSAGDLCTVAQECSGPLWPALEGAVQEQTVSASGQHRLQRVVGSLRPVLEQREYIAFYKGVEMAWHALGGPACLTDADEQEAARVFFELLRHLSTGGRTPSPEEVEEGLANLRARPEPDGAARVQLMTIHKAKGLEFETVIIPGLGRGTPPVDRRLLMWQEVPRDTGGEDLLLAPVPPTGGKPEATYRYIQQLEKTKTRLEEGRVLYVAVTRARERLHLFGAAKQRADGTLAPVSGSLLELLWPHVKDRFEACQGAAEDQEGVQPEAQQGYWLRRLPANWEVPAVPVRVGGSARGVEGQSRVERPEFDWAGRTVRRIGTVIHRWLMRVAQETEQHWHERSLARCREAFRRDLVGEGVVGPELSAAVDRVEQALAQILSDRRGQWLLASHSEARCEYPLTGALDGELHSVVLDRTFVDGQGQRWIVDYKAGRHSGSDLEAFLDREQERYREQLETYARLVALWEKRPIRLGLYFPLVQGWREWAWKGEGQDT; the protein is encoded by the coding sequence ATGGATTCGAATCTCGCCGACGGTAAGCAGCGCAGCAGGGCGCTGGACCCATACACATCGTTTATCGTCCAGGCCCCTGCCGGGGCGGGGAAAACGGAGCTTTTGACCCAGCGCTACCTCGTCTTGCTCGCTGGGGTAAGCGCACCGGAAGAGGTCCTGGCCATTACCTTCACCCGCAAGGCGGCCACCGAGATGCGCAATCGCATCATTGCCGCCTTGCAGCGGGCCGGTGATCCGACGCCGCCGGACAAGCCCCATGAGGCGCTGACCTGGCGTCTGGCGCGGGCGGTTCGCGAACAGGACCAGCTCCTTGGCTGGGAACTGGAGCAGGCCCCGTCACGATTGAAGATCCAGACCATCGATTCGCTGTGCGCGCAACTCACCCGGCAGATGCCGGTTTTGTCTTCATTTGGCGCGGCCCCCGGCATCCGCGACGACGCCAGGGAGTTTTACCGGGAGGCGGCCCGCAACACCCTGGCCGAGTTGGACAACGAAACGTGGTCTGAACCGTTGGCGACTCTGCTCGCCCATCTCGACGGCAACACCGACCAATTCGAGGCGCTGCTGGTGGATATGCTCGGCCGGCGGGACCAGTGGCTGCGGCATGTGCTCCAACAAGACGCCAGGGGACAGGGCCGGCAGATACTTGAAGCGGGGTTGGACAGGATCGTCAGCCGGGCGCTCGCCGAGTTGACCGTTTTTTTTGGCGACGAGCGGGGCGAGGAACTGCTCGAACTGCTGCGGTACGCCGCCGCCAATCTCGAACGCGATGGGAAAACCTTGCTGGCAAATTGCCTGGGAGTTGAGGAATTTCCCGACCCGGATCCAGCCGCTTTGCCCTTTTGGCGTGACGTCTGTGATTTTCTGCTCACGGATAGCAACCAGTGGCGCAAATCGGTCACCAAAGGGCTCGGGTTTCCCGCCCCCAGCAGTGTTGGGACAGCGCAGAAGGCGCAAGCCAAGGACTCCAAGGAGCGGTGGCAGTCTCTGGTTGCGGATCTCGCCGATGAAGAGGGGCTTTTGGAGACCCTGCAGATGGTCCGGGGACTGCCGGAAGGCAACTACAGCGATGCACAATGGACCGTGCTCCAGGCCCTGTTGGCGGTCCTCAAACTCGCCACGGCCCAACTCCTGCTCGTTTTCCAGGGCGCCGGGGAAGTCGATTTTATCGAGATCGGGATGCAGGCCCGCCACGCCCTTGGCGAGCCCCAGGCTCCCACCGATCTGGCGTTGAGTCTGGACTACCGTATTCAGCATATCCTCATGGACGAATTCCAGGATACCTCCGTGACCCAATTCGAGCTTTTGGAGCGGCTCGTTGCCGGTTGGCAACCGGATGACGGGCGGACGTTTTTTGGGGTCGGCGATCCCATGCAGTCCATTTACCGCTTCCGCGAGGCCGAAGTCGGGCTGTTTTTGCAGGCCGCCCGCAACGGCATCGGCGATATCCCTTTGGAACCGCTGGTTCTCTCGGTCAACTTCCGTTCCCAGGCCGGGGTGGTCAACTGGGTCAACGCGGTCTTCCCGGACGTGATGCCGACCCAGCCGGAGGCGATGACCGGTGCGGTGCCGTACACCCCGTCGCAGACCATACGGGCAGCGAACGCGGAGCACGCCGTGTCCGTGCACCCCCGCCGCGCGGCAAATGAAGCGGCCGAGGCGGAGGAGGTGGCGGCCTCTATCCAGACAACCCTGGAGACGGTGCCCCAGCATGAGCGCATAGCTGTGCTGGCCCGGGCGGCAAATCATCTGGTCCCGATTGTCCAACGCTTGCGCCGCGACGGCATCCCGTTTCAGGCCGTGGATATCGATCCCGTGATCGAAAAGCCGGTTGTCAGCGATCTGCTCGCCTTGACCCGGGCCCTGGCCCGCCCGGCAGACCGTCTGGCCTGGCTCGCCGTGCTCAGGGCCCCGTGGTGCGGTCTCAGCGCAGGGGATCTCTGCACGGTGGCGCAGGAGTGTTCGGGGCCCTTGTGGCCGGCTCTCGAAGGGGCTGTTCAGGAGCAGACCGTTTCGGCCTCAGGGCAACACCGTCTGCAACGGGTTGTGGGGAGTCTGCGTCCTGTTTTGGAACAGCGCGAATACATCGCCTTCTACAAGGGGGTGGAGATGGCCTGGCACGCCCTTGGCGGGCCGGCGTGTTTGACAGATGCGGACGAGCAGGAAGCCGCGAGGGTGTTTTTTGAACTCCTCCGGCACCTCTCGACGGGCGGCAGAACCCCCTCCCCGGAGGAGGTGGAGGAAGGCCTCGCCAATCTGCGGGCCCGCCCGGAACCCGACGGGGCGGCACGGGTGCAATTGATGACCATCCACAAGGCCAAGGGGCTGGAATTCGAGACGGTGATCATCCCGGGACTTGGTCGCGGCACACCTCCGGTGGATCGGAGGCTGCTCATGTGGCAGGAGGTGCCGCGCGACACTGGCGGTGAGGACCTGCTGCTGGCACCGGTTCCGCCCACCGGCGGGAAACCCGAGGCGACATACAGGTATATCCAGCAATTGGAGAAGACCAAGACCCGTCTTGAGGAAGGGCGGGTGTTGTACGTGGCCGTGACCCGGGCCAGGGAGCGGCTGCATCTTTTCGGAGCTGCCAAACAGCGCGCCGACGGGACGCTTGCCCCCGTGTCCGGATCACTTCTGGAACTGCTCTGGCCTCATGTGAAGGACCGCTTTGAAGCGTGCCAAGGGGCGGCGGAGGACCAGGAGGGCGTTCAGCCGGAAGCCCAACAAGGGTATTGGCTCAGACGATTGCCCGCAAACTGGGAGGTGCCGGCAGTTCCGGTACGCGTGGGGGGCAGTGCGCGGGGAGTGGAGGGCCAGAGCCGGGTTGAACGCCCTGAGTTCGATTGGGCCGGCCGGACCGTGCGGCGGATCGGAACCGTGATCCATCGGTGGCTGATGCGGGTGGCCCAGGAAACGGAGCAGCATTGGCACGAGCGTTCTCTGGCCAGGTGTCGCGAGGCGTTCCGGCGCGATCTGGTCGGCGAAGGGGTCGTTGGTCCTGAGTTGAGCGCGGCGGTGGATCGGGTGGAGCAGGCCCTGGCGCAGATCCTGTCAGACCGGCGCGGGCAGTGGCTTCTTGCTTCCCACAGTGAGGCCCGCTGCGAGTATCCCTTGACCGGTGCCCTGGATGGAGAACTCCATTCAGTGGTCCTGGACCGCACCTTTGTCGATGGACAGGGGCAGCGCTGGATCGTGGATTACAAGGCGGGGAGGCACAGCGGCTCGGACCTGGAGGCATTCTTGGATCGTGAGCAGGAGCGCTACCGCGAGCAACTCGAAACCTACGCCCGCCTCGTGGCCTTGTGGGAAAAGCGGCCCATTCGTTTGGGGCTCTATTTTCCGCTTGTCCAGGGATGGCGGGAGTGGGCCTGGAAAGGGGAAGGGCAAGACACCTAA
- a CDS encoding ABC1 kinase family protein produces MDIHAIAHLGRFKDIVFILFKYGYGDILSRLDIPSRLRPYKTPEVPKMGTWERLRRMLEDLGPTFVKFGQILSLRSDLIPAPLARELSRLQNDVAAGPFAPIRRQLEAEWGVELDELFVDFATTPLAAASLAQVHKATLRQTGEEVAVKVRRPDIENTVQRDLYILDVLARQLHEHVEFLQFYDLPGLVRELKRSLLRELDFRREARHIRIAGANLEHNQYAHIPAVRENLTTSKVLVLDLVQGHLLSEVGTLPDKERHQLARQGIRVTLQQVLQDGFFHADPHPGNIIVQRDGHFTLLDWGMVGRLTPLTRQRLLDMVRGVITRDSSSILETLLLFARHSELEHKDALEREILDILDIYHSLPLGQIQIGQILMELTGLLRQHRIQITTDLAMMVKAMVTAEGSARLICPDLNIINEARPIVERLFRKRYSPGTLLRNLRRSMHDFGAMYKDLPRQTRNILEKMEQGAFTIRFRHENLSSLQQTLQAATNRLTLGLLTAAMIIGSSMIVTTGVKPLLFGYPALGIVGFILSALFGLWLIIDIIRRH; encoded by the coding sequence GTGGACATACACGCCATTGCCCACCTGGGGCGCTTCAAGGACATCGTCTTTATCCTCTTCAAGTATGGCTACGGGGATATTCTGAGCCGACTCGACATCCCGAGTCGGCTCAGACCGTATAAGACGCCCGAAGTTCCCAAAATGGGGACCTGGGAACGCCTCAGGCGCATGCTTGAAGACCTCGGGCCAACTTTCGTCAAATTCGGCCAGATCCTGAGCCTGCGCTCAGACCTCATCCCGGCCCCCCTGGCCCGGGAACTGAGCCGCTTGCAAAACGATGTCGCGGCCGGCCCCTTCGCGCCCATCCGCCGTCAACTCGAAGCCGAATGGGGCGTCGAGCTGGATGAACTCTTTGTGGATTTCGCCACCACGCCCCTGGCCGCAGCCTCCCTGGCCCAGGTCCACAAGGCGACCCTGCGGCAAACCGGGGAGGAAGTCGCGGTCAAAGTCCGCCGCCCAGACATCGAGAACACTGTTCAGCGCGACCTGTACATCCTGGATGTCCTGGCCCGGCAACTTCATGAGCACGTGGAATTTCTCCAGTTTTACGATCTGCCGGGCCTGGTCCGCGAACTCAAACGGTCTTTGCTGCGCGAACTCGATTTTCGGCGTGAAGCTCGCCATATCCGCATCGCCGGGGCCAATCTGGAACACAATCAATACGCCCACATCCCGGCGGTGCGCGAAAACCTGACCACCTCCAAAGTCCTGGTCCTGGACCTGGTCCAGGGCCATTTGCTTTCCGAGGTCGGAACCCTGCCGGACAAAGAGCGCCACCAGCTCGCCCGCCAAGGCATTCGGGTCACGCTGCAGCAGGTGCTCCAGGACGGCTTCTTCCACGCCGATCCCCACCCCGGCAATATCATCGTCCAACGCGACGGCCACTTTACGCTGCTCGACTGGGGCATGGTCGGACGGTTAACCCCGCTGACCCGGCAGCGCCTCCTGGACATGGTCCGCGGGGTCATCACTCGGGACAGTTCCAGTATCCTGGAAACCCTGCTGCTCTTTGCCCGGCACAGCGAGCTGGAGCACAAGGACGCCCTGGAACGGGAGATTCTGGATATCCTCGATATCTACCACAGCCTTCCGTTGGGCCAGATCCAGATCGGCCAAATCCTTATGGAATTGACCGGCCTTTTGCGCCAGCACCGCATCCAGATCACCACGGATCTGGCCATGATGGTCAAGGCGATGGTCACTGCTGAAGGCAGCGCCCGCCTTATCTGCCCGGACCTGAATATCATCAACGAGGCTCGGCCCATTGTGGAGCGGCTGTTTCGCAAACGGTACAGCCCAGGAACGCTGCTGCGCAATCTGCGCCGGAGCATGCACGACTTCGGCGCCATGTATAAGGACCTGCCCCGCCAGACCCGGAACATCCTGGAGAAGATGGAACAGGGCGCCTTCACCATCCGCTTTCGCCACGAAAACCTCTCCTCGCTGCAGCAGACCTTGCAGGCCGCCACGAATCGGCTGACCCTCGGCCTGCTGACAGCAGCCATGATCATCGGGTCCTCCATGATCGTGACCACCGGCGTCAAACCCCTGCTTTTCGGATACCCCGCCCTGGGGATCGTCGGCTTCATTCTTTCCGCCCTCTTCGGGCTCTGGCTCATCATCGACATCATCCGCCGCCATTGA
- a CDS encoding PD-(D/E)XK nuclease family protein, with amino-acid sequence MPKLARPPEEVWPQHTETTLFAALSAGHLVVTATNRLARELRGRFARWNMEHGRRVWRTPDILPYATWLSRSYQTIWSDPASPDVPRLLTPAQELAVWEDAVQQSPEGRRLLNAGAAARSAREAWQLWQEYCLNEEAIQAEAGPDTEAFLGWAAAFRDRCRKRQWLDSGRLPRALRGLLAQGKGDIPEEVTLAGFDLVSPMQQELVQTLSEAGCPVWVLQPQEVQSRVACVPCADARQEMDDAARWARELLEESASIRIGIVVPNLQAVREDVLEALEAVLEPERLLPWGGDTPSCINVSLGGPVAETAVGRCALGLLRLGRTTFKTEDFGALLRSRHWAGGESEWAARAELEAAVYAVGEPQWTRTLAEFFLARHGETDCPETARALHRFWARLDDLPRKQSWSQWAETFGEVLRSVGWPGASGQPSASYQAVEAWQECLEGLEQFDQVLEPAGYGEALQRLEQLARETLFQPESGHHPVQVLGLLEAAGSRFDALWVMGLTDEVWPPAARPHPLLPHALQIHSDMPHCAAQRELRFARQVTHRLSTAAPEVVFSLPQRDGDRELQPSPLLADHPRIARDELLPTTVPSLWEQLGQAAEPHWELDEGAPALVEGTRLRGGTGTLKAQALCPFQAFGRFRLQAAAVRPPEPGITALERGNLVHKALETFWAEMQTRERLQGASAETIAATARKGAQKGVEQLAERRPMTLTGRHRELEEDRLTRLLEQWAARELERTPFAVVEREHRVEASFAGARLRIVCDRVDRLDDGRLAVVDYKTGEIRVSDWFAPRLLEPQLPLYALLAETEVAGIFVARIKTGHLEYAGVVGDDQVHLRCRACESMKANAEGLTWQELLEVWRGLLTQLVSEYMRGECAVAPVEEKRSCRFCDLRSLCRLTDRKRYPFFEHDGVDPS; translated from the coding sequence ATGCCGAAGCTGGCCCGGCCCCCTGAGGAGGTGTGGCCGCAACATACCGAGACCACGTTGTTCGCTGCTCTCTCGGCAGGGCATCTCGTTGTGACGGCCACGAACCGTCTGGCTCGGGAACTCCGCGGTCGTTTCGCCCGTTGGAATATGGAGCACGGTCGCCGGGTTTGGCGCACACCGGACATTCTGCCCTACGCGACCTGGCTGAGCCGGAGCTATCAGACGATCTGGAGCGATCCGGCCTCTCCAGACGTGCCTCGCCTGCTGACCCCGGCCCAGGAACTCGCCGTCTGGGAGGACGCCGTTCAGCAGAGCCCGGAAGGTCGACGGTTGCTCAATGCCGGCGCTGCGGCCCGCAGCGCCCGGGAGGCGTGGCAGTTGTGGCAGGAGTATTGTCTCAACGAGGAGGCGATCCAGGCTGAAGCCGGGCCGGATACCGAAGCTTTTCTTGGGTGGGCAGCAGCATTCCGCGATCGGTGTCGCAAGCGGCAGTGGCTGGATAGCGGCCGACTGCCGCGGGCATTGAGGGGACTTTTGGCCCAGGGCAAAGGCGATATCCCGGAGGAAGTCACCCTGGCTGGCTTTGATCTTGTCTCCCCGATGCAGCAAGAACTCGTTCAGACCCTGTCCGAGGCCGGCTGCCCGGTCTGGGTTCTGCAGCCCCAGGAGGTGCAGAGCCGGGTCGCTTGTGTGCCCTGTGCGGACGCCCGGCAGGAGATGGATGACGCCGCCCGCTGGGCGCGAGAGCTGCTGGAGGAGTCCGCCTCGATTCGGATCGGCATTGTGGTTCCCAATCTTCAGGCTGTGCGTGAGGATGTCCTTGAGGCACTGGAAGCGGTTCTTGAGCCGGAGCGGCTATTGCCCTGGGGTGGTGACACACCTTCCTGCATCAATGTCTCCCTGGGCGGACCGGTTGCTGAGACCGCTGTGGGCCGTTGCGCCCTGGGGCTGCTGCGACTTGGGCGAACGACGTTCAAGACCGAAGATTTTGGCGCGTTGTTGCGCTCCCGCCATTGGGCCGGGGGCGAGTCCGAATGGGCCGCGCGAGCGGAATTGGAGGCAGCGGTGTATGCGGTTGGCGAGCCGCAATGGACCCGGACGCTGGCGGAGTTTTTTCTGGCTCGGCACGGCGAAACGGATTGCCCGGAGACAGCCCGGGCGCTGCACCGTTTTTGGGCTCGGCTCGATGACCTTCCTCGGAAACAGTCCTGGAGCCAATGGGCGGAAACGTTTGGCGAGGTGCTCCGCAGCGTTGGCTGGCCCGGGGCCTCGGGGCAGCCAAGCGCAAGCTATCAGGCAGTGGAGGCTTGGCAGGAATGCCTGGAAGGTCTGGAACAATTTGACCAGGTCCTGGAACCCGCCGGGTATGGTGAGGCCCTGCAGCGGCTCGAACAGCTCGCCCGGGAGACCCTTTTCCAACCAGAGTCCGGCCACCATCCGGTGCAGGTCCTGGGACTTCTCGAAGCGGCCGGGAGCCGTTTCGATGCCCTGTGGGTCATGGGCCTGACCGACGAAGTCTGGCCTCCGGCGGCCCGTCCCCACCCCCTTCTTCCCCATGCGTTGCAAATCCATTCCGACATGCCCCATTGCGCTGCGCAACGGGAATTGCGCTTTGCCCGGCAAGTGACGCACCGCCTGAGCACTGCCGCTCCGGAGGTCGTTTTCAGTTTGCCGCAACGCGACGGCGACCGTGAGTTGCAGCCAAGCCCCCTGCTAGCCGACCATCCCCGTATCGCGCGAGATGAGCTGTTGCCCACCACTGTCCCCTCCTTGTGGGAGCAGCTGGGTCAGGCAGCCGAACCCCATTGGGAACTGGACGAAGGCGCGCCCGCGCTGGTTGAGGGCACCAGGTTGCGCGGGGGCACCGGAACGCTCAAGGCCCAGGCGTTGTGTCCGTTTCAGGCCTTTGGCCGGTTCCGACTCCAGGCTGCTGCGGTCCGGCCGCCGGAGCCGGGAATAACCGCCCTGGAGCGGGGCAATCTGGTGCACAAGGCCCTGGAGACATTTTGGGCCGAAATGCAAACACGTGAGCGGTTGCAGGGAGCATCTGCCGAAACCATCGCCGCCACAGCCAGAAAGGGGGCCCAAAAAGGCGTGGAGCAACTCGCCGAGCGCCGCCCGATGACGTTGACCGGGCGGCACCGGGAACTCGAAGAGGACCGGCTGACTCGGCTTCTGGAACAGTGGGCGGCTCGGGAATTGGAACGCACCCCCTTTGCAGTGGTCGAACGGGAACACCGGGTGGAGGCCAGTTTTGCTGGTGCCCGTTTACGGATCGTTTGCGATCGGGTCGACCGGCTCGACGACGGCCGCCTGGCGGTGGTGGACTATAAAACCGGCGAAATACGGGTTTCGGATTGGTTCGCCCCCCGCTTGCTGGAACCGCAATTGCCCCTGTATGCCTTGCTCGCGGAAACCGAGGTTGCGGGGATTTTTGTGGCCCGCATCAAGACCGGGCACCTGGAATACGCCGGTGTGGTTGGCGACGACCAGGTCCATTTGCGGTGCCGGGCGTGTGAGTCCATGAAAGCCAATGCCGAGGGGCTTACCTGGCAGGAATTGTTGGAAGTATGGCGCGGTCTACTGACCCAGTTGGTCTCGGAGTACATGCGCGGCGAGTGTGCGGTGGCCCCGGTGGAGGAAAAGCGCAGCTGCCGGTTTTGTGACCTCAGGTCCTTGTGCCGGTTGACCGACCGGAAGCGGTACCCTTTCTTTGAACACGACGGAGTGGACCCATCCTGA
- a CDS encoding enoyl-ACP reductase FabI has translation MLLQGKKALITGVANNRSIAYAIGKAFKDQGARLAFSYPGEALQKRVEPLSEELGGEFTVAMDVTDDTEIQQAKDIVADKWGEVDVLVHAIAFAHREDLKGRFLDTSREGFATAMNISAYSLVAMCHAFEPLLTPEASVMALTYYGSQKVVTNYNVMGVAKATLEASVRYLAVDLGQKQVRVNAISAGPIKTLAASGISGFKTILNHIEQRAPLQRNVTQEDVGNTAVYLASDLSRGTTGDILYVDSGYNIMGL, from the coding sequence ATGCTACTTCAAGGGAAGAAAGCCCTTATCACCGGCGTGGCCAACAACCGCAGCATCGCCTATGCCATCGGCAAGGCCTTCAAGGACCAGGGCGCCCGCCTGGCCTTCAGCTATCCCGGCGAAGCCCTGCAAAAGCGGGTTGAGCCCCTGAGCGAAGAATTGGGGGGCGAATTCACCGTGGCGATGGATGTCACCGACGACACCGAAATCCAGCAGGCCAAAGACATCGTAGCCGACAAATGGGGTGAAGTGGATGTCCTGGTCCACGCTATCGCCTTTGCCCATCGCGAGGACCTCAAAGGCAGATTTCTCGACACTTCCCGCGAAGGCTTTGCCACCGCCATGAACATCTCGGCCTACTCCCTGGTGGCCATGTGCCACGCCTTCGAACCGCTACTCACCCCCGAGGCCTCGGTCATGGCCCTGACCTACTATGGCTCACAAAAAGTCGTGACCAATTATAATGTCATGGGCGTGGCCAAAGCGACGCTGGAAGCCAGTGTACGCTACCTGGCGGTCGACCTGGGCCAGAAGCAGGTCCGGGTCAACGCCATCAGCGCCGGACCGATCAAGACCCTGGCTGCCTCGGGCATTTCCGGTTTCAAGACCATTCTCAACCACATCGAACAGCGCGCTCCGCTGCAACGCAACGTGACCCAGGAGGATGTCGGCAACACCGCAGTCTATCTGGCCTCCGACCTCTCCCGCGGCACCACCGGCGACATCCTCTATGTGGATTCCGGCTACAATATCATGGGTCTCTAG